The following are encoded together in the Acidobacteriota bacterium genome:
- a CDS encoding response regulator transcription factor has protein sequence MTGPSRRALVVEDDLSIRELLHLHLGLAGFDVEEVANGREALDVVRQRAFDFIVLDVMLPGLDGVSLCRALRAAEANATTPVLMLTARDGEADIVIGLDAGADDDLTKPFRTGEFQARVSALTRRHERRTTGLHQADDSREPIALAPGIVMDVDRRVVRRQDRVVNLTRQEFDLLHHLAARRGIVFTRARLLQTVWADDTFVDERTVDTVISRLRKKLEADPRQPALIVTARGVGYRFADAD, from the coding sequence GTGACGGGGCCTTCCAGACGCGCGCTGGTCGTGGAGGACGACCTGAGCATCAGGGAGTTGCTGCACCTGCACCTGGGTCTGGCCGGTTTCGACGTCGAAGAGGTCGCCAACGGACGCGAGGCGCTCGACGTCGTGCGCCAGCGGGCGTTCGATTTCATCGTGCTCGACGTGATGCTGCCCGGCCTCGACGGCGTCTCGCTCTGCCGCGCGCTTCGCGCCGCGGAGGCCAACGCCACGACGCCCGTCCTGATGCTCACCGCGCGCGACGGCGAAGCCGACATCGTCATCGGGCTCGACGCGGGCGCCGACGACGACCTCACGAAGCCGTTCAGGACCGGCGAGTTCCAGGCCCGTGTCAGCGCCCTCACGCGCCGCCACGAGCGGCGCACGACAGGGCTGCACCAGGCAGACGACTCCCGGGAACCGATCGCGCTGGCACCGGGCATCGTCATGGACGTCGACAGGCGCGTTGTGCGGCGACAGGACCGCGTGGTGAACCTGACGCGCCAGGAGTTCGACCTCCTGCACCACCTCGCGGCGCGGCGTGGCATCGTGTTCACGAGAGCACGGCTCCTGCAGACGGTGTGGGCCGACGACACCTTCGTGGATGAGCGGACGGTGGATACCGTCATCAGCCGCTTACGCAAGAAGCTCGAGGCGGATCCACGCCAGCCCGCCCTGATCGTCACGGCACGCGGCGTCGGATACAGATTCGCCGACGCGGACTAG
- a CDS encoding intradiol ring-cleavage dioxygenase, whose translation MRNHHDDHDDFGGLQRDVAATRANLDRRRLLRVVTGLGLGVSGLQVLGCDEQSPTAPTTTTTTTTTPTPTSGMCSRIPEETAGPFPGDGSNGPNVLGLADVVRNDIRSSFGGLSGRAEGVGLQIVLTIVSASTCEPAAGRAVYLWQCDREGRYSLYNAGVTNQNYLRGVQQADANGRVTFTSIYPGCYSGRWPHIHFEVYPSLAAASSVANKSATSQIALPKDTSDLVYATTGYATSVTNLSRITLATDMVFSDGVNLELATVTGSVESGLVAMLTVAV comes from the coding sequence ATGCGGAACCATCACGACGACCACGACGACTTCGGCGGCCTGCAGCGCGACGTCGCGGCCACCCGGGCCAACCTCGATCGCCGGCGCCTGCTGCGCGTGGTCACCGGTCTCGGTCTTGGCGTGAGCGGCCTACAGGTTCTCGGCTGCGACGAGCAGAGCCCGACGGCGCCGACGACCACCACGACAACGACAACGACCCCCACGCCCACATCGGGCATGTGCAGCCGGATCCCGGAGGAGACGGCGGGGCCGTTCCCCGGCGACGGCTCGAACGGGCCGAACGTCCTCGGCCTCGCCGATGTCGTCAGGAACGACATCCGATCGAGCTTCGGCGGCCTGAGCGGCAGGGCCGAAGGCGTGGGGCTGCAGATCGTGCTGACCATCGTGTCGGCCAGTACGTGCGAGCCCGCGGCGGGGCGGGCCGTCTACCTGTGGCAGTGCGATCGCGAGGGACGATACTCGCTCTACAACGCAGGCGTGACAAACCAGAACTACCTGCGCGGCGTGCAGCAGGCAGACGCCAACGGGCGCGTCACGTTCACGTCGATCTATCCGGGGTGCTACTCGGGCCGGTGGCCGCACATCCACTTCGAGGTGTACCCGAGTCTCGCGGCGGCGTCGAGCGTGGCCAACAAGAGCGCGACATCACAGATCGCACTCCCGAAGGACACGTCAGATCTCGTGTACGCGACAACCGGGTATGCGACGAGCGTGACCAACCTCTCGCGCATCACGCTGGCGACAGATATGGTCTTCAGCGACGGCGTGAACCTCGAGCTGGCCACCGTCACGGGGAGCGTCGAGTCGGGGTTGGTGGCGATGTTGACAGTGGCCGTGTGA
- a CDS encoding DUF1697 domain-containing protein, translated as MTPAAARPQTRYVALLRGVSPSNARMADLAACFEKLGFTDVRTVLSSGNVVFTTARMSEASLANTIEDGMGMHLPRSFPAIVRTASHLQSLLETDPYAAFDVAPAAKRVVTFLSAPHAGPLALPIALDGASILAMRGREVFTAYVPGDKGPVFMTLIEKTFGKQVTTRTWDTVRKCAVA; from the coding sequence ATGACGCCTGCCGCGGCCCGGCCGCAGACCCGCTACGTCGCCCTGCTTCGCGGCGTGAGCCCCTCGAACGCGAGGATGGCCGATCTCGCGGCGTGTTTCGAGAAGCTGGGCTTCACGGACGTCAGGACGGTGCTGTCGAGCGGCAACGTCGTCTTCACGACGGCGCGGATGTCCGAAGCGAGCCTGGCGAACACCATCGAGGACGGCATGGGAATGCACCTCCCTCGGAGCTTTCCGGCGATCGTGCGCACCGCGAGCCACCTGCAGTCGTTGCTCGAGACCGACCCGTACGCCGCGTTCGACGTTGCGCCAGCGGCCAAACGCGTCGTGACATTCCTGAGCGCACCGCACGCCGGACCGCTGGCACTCCCGATTGCCCTCGACGGCGCCAGCATCCTGGCGATGCGCGGCCGTGAGGTGTTCACGGCGTATGTGCCGGGGGACAAAGGCCCGGTGTTCATGACCCTCATCGAGAAGACGTTCGGCAAGCAGGTGACGACCCGCACGTGGGACACGGTCCGGAAGTGCGCGGTCGCGTGA
- a CDS encoding class I SAM-dependent methyltransferase, with amino-acid sequence MADHDWNERYRLGDTPWDTGSPEEALVAFVEQAGLADARVLEVGCGTGTNALWLASRGFDVVGIDVSDRAIDLARAKAAQAPGPGTGRFEIVDFLATQPDGGPFDLVFDRGVFHGFDAADARARFASQVAASLVPGGRWLSLIGSTEGAPREEGPPRRSARDIVNAIEPVLEIVDLRTAAFDTTRSDAPRAWRCLSRLRLVPAQPSTVRT; translated from the coding sequence ATGGCAGATCACGACTGGAACGAACGCTACAGACTCGGTGATACGCCCTGGGACACGGGCTCGCCCGAGGAGGCGTTGGTTGCCTTCGTCGAGCAGGCGGGGCTTGCCGACGCACGCGTGCTCGAAGTGGGATGCGGTACCGGCACGAATGCCCTGTGGCTCGCCTCGCGCGGTTTCGACGTCGTCGGCATCGACGTATCGGATCGCGCCATCGACCTCGCACGCGCCAAGGCTGCACAGGCACCGGGTCCCGGCACCGGGCGCTTCGAGATCGTGGACTTCCTCGCCACGCAACCCGACGGCGGGCCTTTCGATCTGGTGTTCGATCGCGGCGTGTTCCACGGCTTCGACGCGGCCGACGCGCGTGCGCGCTTCGCGTCGCAGGTCGCCGCATCGCTCGTGCCAGGCGGACGGTGGTTGAGCCTCATCGGCAGCACGGAAGGCGCACCGCGCGAAGAAGGCCCACCGCGCCGGTCCGCCCGAGACATCGTCAACGCGATCGAGCCCGTACTGGAGATCGTCGACCTGCGGACGGCGGCTTTCGACACGACGCGGTCTGACGCGCCACGCGCGTGGCGGTGCCTGTCTCGCTTGCGTCTCGTGCCCGCGCAACCGTCGACCGTCAGGACGTAA